The following are encoded in a window of Halosolutus halophilus genomic DNA:
- a CDS encoding TIGR01548 family HAD-type hydrolase, whose translation MNADAVVLDVDGVLVDVADSYRRAIVDSIEHVHERTIRKPDIQLFKDAGGFNNDWELTYAAALYVLATGEGYRDSIEDFTAEVAAEGGGLEAAETVVRDAIGARATQRVTDRLDTDRLRDVFQQLYLGADLYRGIEGGDPDLETRGFIHDEPVLLADEARETLLANYDVGILTGRPEAEAEIALDRVGLDDEIPIEHRFTMDDWEEGKPHPRALTVLAERFDADGVAFVGDTLDDVRTAVNANEADPDREYHGIGVLTGGLTGEEGRRKYEAEGATAVLDSVNEVPDLLGEA comes from the coding sequence ATGAACGCAGACGCCGTCGTGTTAGACGTCGACGGCGTGCTCGTCGACGTCGCCGACTCCTACCGGCGGGCGATCGTCGACTCGATCGAGCACGTCCACGAGCGGACGATCCGCAAACCCGACATTCAACTGTTCAAGGACGCCGGCGGGTTCAACAACGACTGGGAACTGACCTACGCCGCCGCGCTCTACGTCCTCGCGACGGGCGAGGGGTACCGCGACTCGATCGAGGACTTTACCGCCGAAGTCGCCGCCGAGGGCGGCGGCCTCGAGGCGGCCGAGACCGTCGTCCGGGACGCGATCGGGGCGCGGGCCACCCAGCGGGTGACGGATCGTTTGGACACCGATCGGCTCCGGGACGTCTTCCAGCAACTCTACCTCGGGGCGGACCTCTACCGCGGGATCGAGGGCGGCGACCCCGACCTCGAGACGCGCGGATTCATCCACGACGAACCGGTCCTCCTCGCGGACGAGGCGCGCGAGACCCTGCTCGCGAACTACGACGTCGGGATCCTGACCGGCCGCCCGGAAGCGGAGGCCGAAATCGCCCTCGATCGGGTCGGTCTCGACGACGAAATTCCGATCGAGCACCGCTTCACGATGGACGACTGGGAGGAAGGGAAACCCCATCCACGGGCGCTGACCGTCCTCGCGGAGCGGTTCGACGCCGACGGCGTCGCCTTCGTCGGGGACACGCTAGACGACGTCCGGACCGCCGTGAACGCGAACGAGGCGGACCCCGATCGAGAGTACCACGGAATCGGCGTCCTCACCGGCGGACTGACCGGAGAGGAAGGCCGTCGGAAGTACGAGGCCGAAGGTGCGACGGCGGTCCTCGATTCCGTCAACGAGGTCCCCGATCTGCTCGGGGAAGCGTGA
- a CDS encoding archaemetzincin family Zn-dependent metalloprotease — protein sequence MLVDIVPVGNVPARVKRVASSGLRSVYDCDVTINESQSVPNGAYDSGRNQYCAETFIQLAERVGRGEKNIAITPHDLFYRRRNYVFGLAYLDGSGSVVSTYRLQTSSDGGFSNKSASDIFQDRVRKEIVHEIGHTYGLEHCDNNRCVMNFSPTVREVDIKEKSLCGSCQRLIG from the coding sequence ATGCTCGTCGATATCGTGCCGGTCGGCAACGTCCCTGCACGGGTCAAGCGGGTCGCCTCGTCGGGGTTGCGATCGGTCTACGACTGCGACGTGACGATCAACGAGTCGCAGTCCGTTCCAAACGGCGCGTACGACTCCGGCCGGAACCAGTACTGTGCGGAGACGTTCATCCAGCTCGCCGAGCGCGTTGGCCGCGGTGAGAAGAACATCGCGATCACCCCCCACGACCTCTTCTACCGGCGACGAAACTACGTCTTCGGCCTCGCCTATCTCGACGGCAGCGGCAGCGTCGTCTCGACCTACCGACTCCAGACATCCAGTGACGGCGGCTTCTCGAACAAGAGTGCGTCCGACATCTTCCAGGATCGCGTCCGCAAGGAGATCGTCCACGAGATCGGTCACACCTACGGCCTCGAACACTGCGACAACAACCGCTGCGTGATGAACTTCTCGCCGACGGTCCGCGAGGTCGACATCAAGGAGAAGTCGCTGTGTGGTAGCTGTCAGCGACTCATCGGCTGA
- a CDS encoding DUF6432 family protein: MKAKREYRNRAQTEVAVLDALVDRAEEGMTVFELRAAVEVDIDELEEALGTLKADDLIVAESDVDETVIKPDERVVPDAPTEEEPDQSIGEWLRERIPF; encoded by the coding sequence ATGAAAGCAAAGCGAGAGTACCGGAACCGCGCGCAAACGGAGGTCGCGGTACTCGATGCGCTCGTCGATCGCGCCGAGGAGGGGATGACTGTCTTCGAACTCCGGGCGGCCGTCGAAGTCGACATCGACGAACTCGAGGAGGCCCTCGGGACGCTGAAGGCGGACGACCTGATCGTCGCCGAGTCGGACGTCGACGAGACGGTGATCAAACCCGACGAGCGGGTCGTCCCCGACGCGCCCACCGAGGAGGAACCCGACCAGTCGATCGGCGAGTGGCTTCGCGAACGAATTCCTTTTTGA
- a CDS encoding heme-binding protein, giving the protein MDRRQPPQTEEGWYVLHDFRSIDWDAWRAAPERERTRAIEEGIDYLASREAVADAEEGESATFSVLGHKADLLFLHLRPSLGDLDAIERQFEGTALAEFTERADSYLSVTEVSGYMSQEFFEEDGEMEDAGMERYIESRLKPDIPDADFLSFYPMSKRRGPDHNWYELPFDERADYLSNHGEIGKDYAGRVTQIISGSIGLDDFEWGITLFGDDPMDVKELLYEMRFDPSSSRFAEFGRFLSARRFPPEQLGAYLAGDRIPQDESEQGHPHGPSDGHTYGDSGGHPHGESGGHPRGGDESGGHGDASDEDVRSELEEIGVYAGQPHGEDVHAVVLYSAADPDAIFEEVEGLRTNFDHYDTHVKTAVYEPNEAALPPRNGERGAREPRDDASDAETAVVSLWETERAANTAAGFLADLPDIVRQAGDDGAPAGTDGERGDGPASDDSWGTMGMFYTVEPDHREDFVDTFSDVAGLLADMDGHRKSDLLENLEDENDMFIASRWDSREDAMEFFRSDAFSETVEFGRDVLADRPRHVFLA; this is encoded by the coding sequence ATGGACCGACGGCAACCGCCACAGACCGAAGAGGGCTGGTACGTCTTGCACGACTTCCGGTCGATCGACTGGGACGCCTGGCGGGCGGCCCCGGAGCGAGAACGGACGCGGGCGATCGAGGAGGGAATCGACTACCTCGCCTCCCGCGAAGCCGTCGCGGACGCCGAGGAGGGCGAGTCGGCGACGTTCTCGGTGCTCGGGCACAAGGCAGACCTGCTGTTCTTGCACCTGCGACCGTCGCTCGGCGACCTCGACGCGATCGAGCGCCAGTTCGAGGGGACGGCGCTCGCGGAGTTCACCGAGCGTGCGGACTCGTATCTCTCCGTGACGGAGGTTTCGGGGTACATGTCCCAGGAGTTCTTCGAGGAGGACGGCGAGATGGAGGACGCCGGGATGGAACGGTACATCGAGTCGCGGCTCAAACCCGACATTCCGGACGCGGACTTCCTGAGTTTCTACCCGATGAGCAAGCGACGGGGACCCGACCACAACTGGTACGAACTCCCCTTCGACGAGCGCGCCGACTACCTCTCGAACCACGGCGAGATCGGCAAGGATTACGCCGGTCGGGTCACCCAGATCATCTCCGGCAGCATCGGCCTCGACGACTTCGAGTGGGGGATCACGCTGTTCGGCGACGATCCGATGGACGTGAAGGAACTGCTCTACGAGATGCGCTTCGATCCCTCGAGTTCCCGCTTCGCGGAGTTCGGCCGATTCCTCTCTGCACGGCGATTCCCGCCCGAACAGCTCGGCGCGTACCTCGCGGGCGATCGGATCCCGCAGGACGAGAGCGAGCAGGGACACCCACACGGGCCGTCCGACGGCCACACCTACGGCGATTCCGGCGGACATCCACACGGGGAGTCGGGCGGTCATCCGCGCGGCGGGGACGAGTCCGGCGGCCACGGCGACGCCAGTGACGAGGACGTCCGAAGCGAACTCGAAGAGATCGGCGTCTACGCGGGCCAGCCACACGGCGAGGACGTCCACGCCGTCGTGCTCTACTCCGCGGCAGACCCCGACGCCATCTTCGAGGAGGTCGAGGGGCTGCGGACGAACTTCGATCACTACGACACGCACGTGAAGACCGCCGTCTACGAGCCGAACGAGGCGGCTCTGCCGCCTCGGAACGGCGAGCGGGGGGCCCGCGAGCCGCGTGACGACGCGTCGGACGCTGAGACGGCCGTCGTCAGCCTCTGGGAAACCGAGCGCGCCGCGAACACGGCCGCGGGATTCCTCGCCGACCTTCCCGACATCGTTCGACAAGCCGGTGACGATGGGGCGCCCGCTGGTACCGATGGCGAGCGGGGCGACGGCCCCGCGAGCGACGACTCCTGGGGGACGATGGGCATGTTCTACACCGTCGAACCCGACCACCGCGAGGACTTCGTCGACACCTTCAGCGACGTCGCCGGTCTGCTCGCCGACATGGACGGCCACCGCAAGAGCGACCTGCTGGAAAACCTCGAGGACGAGAACGACATGTTCATCGCCAGCCGGTGGGACTCCCGCGAGGACGCCATGGAATTCTTCCGCAGCGACGCGTTCTCCGAGACCGTCGAGTTCGGCCGCGACGTGCTCGCCGATCGGCCGCGCCACGTCTTCCTGGCCTGA
- a CDS encoding UPF0146 family protein has product MSHSRRDPRAMRDYLCDYERVVEVGIGRRTDLAAALAQRGIVVTATDVYDREVPDGVRFVRDDVVDPDRGVYADADAIYARNLPPELHRPALDVARAVDADFLFTTLGGDQPAVPVERTTIREGTLYVARSSSP; this is encoded by the coding sequence GTGTCCCACTCTCGTCGCGATCCCCGGGCAATGCGCGATTACCTGTGCGACTACGAGCGGGTCGTCGAGGTCGGGATCGGCCGCCGGACCGACCTCGCGGCGGCGCTCGCCCAACGGGGGATTGTCGTCACCGCAACGGACGTCTACGATCGCGAGGTCCCCGACGGCGTGCGATTCGTCCGCGACGACGTCGTCGACCCCGATCGCGGGGTCTACGCCGACGCGGACGCGATCTACGCCCGGAACCTGCCGCCGGAACTTCACCGGCCCGCGCTCGACGTGGCCCGCGCGGTCGACGCCGACTTCCTGTTCACGACGCTGGGCGGCGACCAACCCGCCGTCCCGGTCGAGCGGACGACGATCCGGGAGGGGACGCTGTACGTCGCCCGATCGTCGTCGCCCTGA
- a CDS encoding multicopper oxidase family protein — MDDNERPIPRRQALRGGATLFGIAGLASGIGSAELEQSSQDDDAQAETLIASDGRVDVGPDESFETWLYDEQIPGPELRVSEGETLRVSLESQLPEGTTVHWHGVPVPNPMDGVPNVTQEPVSSDETFEYEYEASPAGTYVYHSHVGLQLDRGLYGPLIIEAESPHVEYDREYTLQIDDYLAESPALDSIEAPPGGDGVGPGGDGDGMGPGDGGGPGDGMGPGDGGEPGDGMGPGDGGGPGDGGGMGPDDGMGPGDGPNGNGDGMGPSDGTGPDDGMGPDSQMLGQRPPYEGLLVNGRLPSDPPVFDVEEGERVRLRFINPSSTTTYRVGVGGHSLTVTHADGRPVEPVAVDSFVMSMGERYDAIVEADSPGEWSIVAEPVVGTEEPAEARLRYADADGDGTAERPQFDGRRLEYDDLEALEQLDLGGSPDRTFDLTLSGGMMGGSDSDAWTIDGETYPDADPLEISEGEHVRVRMINRSPAIHPMHLHGHFFQVGDAVKDTVLVAPHGDRVTFDFRADNPGDWLFHCHNVYHLERGMARVFEYE; from the coding sequence ATGGACGACAACGAACGCCCCATCCCACGACGGCAAGCGTTACGCGGCGGCGCGACGCTGTTCGGAATCGCTGGACTCGCGAGCGGGATCGGCTCGGCGGAACTCGAGCAGTCGTCGCAGGACGACGACGCGCAAGCGGAAACGCTGATCGCCTCGGACGGACGGGTCGACGTCGGACCGGACGAGAGCTTCGAGACGTGGCTGTACGACGAGCAGATCCCCGGTCCGGAACTCCGCGTGAGCGAGGGGGAGACGCTCCGCGTCTCGCTGGAAAGTCAGTTGCCCGAGGGGACGACCGTTCACTGGCACGGCGTTCCCGTCCCGAATCCGATGGACGGCGTTCCGAACGTCACGCAAGAACCCGTCTCGTCCGACGAGACGTTCGAGTACGAGTACGAGGCGTCGCCGGCGGGAACGTACGTCTACCACAGCCACGTCGGGTTGCAACTCGACAGGGGCCTCTACGGACCACTGATCATCGAAGCGGAATCACCGCACGTCGAGTACGACCGCGAGTACACGCTGCAGATCGACGATTACCTCGCGGAGAGTCCGGCCCTCGACTCGATCGAAGCGCCGCCGGGCGGAGATGGCGTCGGACCAGGCGGAGACGGCGACGGAATGGGTCCAGGCGATGGTGGTGGACCGGGAGACGGAATGGGGCCCGGCGATGGTGGTGAACCGGGTGATGGAATGGGTCCCGGCGATGGCGGCGGGCCGGGAGATGGCGGCGGCATGGGACCCGACGACGGAATGGGGCCCGGCGACGGACCGAACGGAAACGGCGATGGAATGGGCCCCAGCGATGGCACGGGTCCCGACGACGGCATGGGTCCCGATAGTCAGATGCTGGGCCAGCGACCGCCGTACGAGGGGCTGCTCGTCAACGGCCGCCTCCCCTCGGACCCGCCCGTGTTCGACGTCGAGGAGGGCGAACGCGTTCGTCTTCGGTTCATCAACCCCAGCAGTACCACGACGTATCGCGTCGGCGTCGGCGGCCACTCGCTGACCGTGACGCACGCCGACGGCCGACCGGTCGAACCGGTAGCCGTCGACTCGTTCGTCATGAGCATGGGCGAACGCTACGACGCGATCGTCGAGGCCGATTCCCCCGGCGAGTGGTCGATCGTCGCGGAACCGGTCGTCGGAACCGAAGAGCCTGCGGAGGCGAGGCTCCGGTACGCGGACGCGGACGGGGACGGGACCGCTGAACGGCCGCAGTTCGACGGCCGACGACTGGAGTACGACGATCTCGAGGCGCTCGAGCAACTGGATCTCGGCGGTAGCCCGGACCGGACGTTCGACCTCACGCTGTCGGGCGGAATGATGGGCGGCTCTGACTCCGACGCGTGGACCATCGACGGCGAGACGTACCCGGACGCCGACCCGCTCGAAATCAGCGAGGGCGAGCACGTTCGAGTCCGCATGATAAATCGCAGTCCGGCGATCCATCCGATGCACCTTCACGGTCACTTTTTCCAGGTCGGCGACGCGGTCAAGGACACCGTTCTCGTCGCGCCACACGGCGATCGGGTGACCTTCGACTTCCGGGCGGACAACCCCGGCGACTGGCTGTTCCACTGTCACAACGTCTATCACCTGGAACGAGGGATGGCTCGCGTGTTCGAATACGAGTGA
- a CDS encoding metalloprotease family protein: protein MVSEYALLAVAAVAAVAVLVAAAIGVGYLLWLGERLFAIPGIVVHEFAHKRACDLVGVTVVEVVYFRLGDPAGYVRHEQPARYRDTFVISVAPFLVNTLIAFTVFLALAALVETIGDPGTTPAWSIATGIGLAWFGLSIGVSAFPSTGDANTLWTRSRSEWRRSPIVLLGIPVVVVIYVVNLLSWLWADLFYAVGLLLCASWLVGIGPI, encoded by the coding sequence ATGGTGTCCGAGTACGCGCTGCTCGCCGTCGCCGCGGTGGCAGCCGTCGCGGTGCTCGTCGCGGCAGCGATCGGCGTCGGTTACCTGCTCTGGCTCGGCGAGCGACTCTTCGCGATCCCGGGTATCGTCGTCCACGAGTTCGCCCACAAGAGAGCCTGTGATCTCGTCGGCGTCACCGTCGTCGAGGTCGTCTACTTCAGGCTCGGCGATCCGGCGGGCTACGTCCGCCACGAACAGCCGGCGCGATACCGGGACACCTTCGTGATCAGCGTCGCCCCGTTCCTCGTCAACACCCTCATCGCGTTCACCGTCTTCCTCGCGCTCGCGGCGCTCGTCGAGACGATCGGCGACCCCGGAACGACTCCGGCCTGGTCGATCGCGACGGGGATCGGGCTGGCCTGGTTTGGACTCTCGATCGGCGTGTCGGCGTTCCCGAGTACGGGCGACGCGAACACCCTCTGGACCCGATCGCGGTCCGAGTGGCGCCGATCGCCGATCGTCCTGCTCGGGATCCCTGTCGTCGTCGTAATCTACGTCGTGAACCTGCTGTCGTGGCTGTGGGCCGACCTCTTCTACGCAGTGGGCCTGCTGTTGTGCGCGTCGTGGCTCGTCGGCATCGGTCCGATCTGA
- a CDS encoding DUF5611 family protein yields MKEYKMRRGEYLEERIPDMEATIEDYFGPITGTEEYKGSDLYVIGEPDNPVFEKVVVGAVEYSGKKDKLGVEFYERDPTELGPDELEAAGEAVDAKNDFLLEATGRDAKSRRDSMKRKVEDDPDHDF; encoded by the coding sequence ATGAAGGAGTACAAGATGCGCCGCGGTGAATATCTCGAGGAGCGAATCCCCGATATGGAAGCGACCATCGAGGACTACTTCGGTCCGATCACGGGCACCGAGGAGTACAAGGGGAGTGACCTGTACGTCATCGGGGAACCCGACAACCCCGTCTTCGAGAAAGTCGTCGTCGGGGCCGTCGAGTACTCCGGCAAGAAGGACAAACTCGGTGTCGAGTTCTACGAACGCGATCCGACGGAACTCGGCCCCGACGAACTCGAAGCCGCCGGCGAGGCCGTCGACGCGAAAAACGACTTCCTGCTCGAAGCGACGGGCCGTGACGCCAAATCCCGTCGCGACTCGATGAAGCGGAAAGTCGAGGACGATCCGGACCACGACTTCTAA
- a CDS encoding aminomethyltransferase family protein yields the protein MSVIESIHTDLGATFGERDGRTIVEHYGRPERTHRAVRNGVGLLETAYGVIVVEGDDRVEYVDNVVSNRVPDEDGQGCYALVLDPQGGIEIELYVYNAGERLLLFTPPTEAESLAEEWSEKVFIQDVDIRVATEDYAIFGIHGPKATEKIASVLNKAGSPERRYSFVRGTMGDEGVTVIRTDALSGEESYEVICAADDAEAVYDTLLNHGLNAAPFGYRTWDTLCLEAGSPLFHTELEGTIPNVLGLRNALDFEKGCYVGQEVVSRVENRGQPSRQLIGLTIGGETGDESEGPPVPDSGAAVFDGDASIGDVTRAGVSPLLEDVIALAIVEYGLESDEVTVRVGGEEVPATVTDLPFVEGSDRSDRLPEYQ from the coding sequence ATGAGCGTCATCGAGTCTATTCATACCGATCTCGGGGCCACCTTCGGCGAGCGCGACGGCCGAACGATCGTCGAACACTACGGGCGGCCGGAGCGAACGCACCGCGCCGTTCGCAACGGCGTCGGACTGCTCGAGACAGCCTACGGCGTGATCGTGGTCGAAGGGGACGATCGCGTCGAGTACGTCGACAACGTCGTCTCGAATCGGGTACCCGACGAGGACGGCCAGGGCTGTTACGCGCTCGTGCTCGACCCGCAGGGCGGGATCGAGATCGAACTCTACGTCTACAACGCCGGCGAGCGACTGCTGCTCTTTACGCCGCCGACGGAGGCCGAAAGCCTCGCTGAGGAGTGGTCCGAGAAAGTGTTCATTCAGGACGTCGACATTCGGGTCGCGACCGAGGACTACGCCATCTTCGGGATCCACGGCCCGAAGGCCACCGAGAAGATCGCGAGCGTCCTCAACAAGGCTGGCTCGCCCGAGCGGCGCTACTCGTTCGTTCGCGGGACGATGGGCGACGAGGGCGTCACCGTCATCCGCACCGACGCGCTCTCCGGGGAGGAGAGCTACGAGGTGATCTGTGCGGCCGACGACGCCGAGGCCGTCTACGACACCCTGCTGAACCACGGGCTCAACGCCGCGCCGTTCGGCTATCGAACGTGGGACACGCTCTGTCTCGAGGCCGGTTCGCCGCTGTTCCACACCGAACTCGAGGGGACGATCCCGAACGTGCTCGGCCTGCGCAACGCGCTGGACTTCGAGAAGGGCTGTTACGTCGGCCAGGAGGTCGTCTCCCGCGTCGAGAACCGGGGCCAGCCGAGCCGACAGCTGATCGGGCTGACGATCGGCGGCGAGACTGGAGACGAGAGCGAGGGCCCGCCGGTCCCCGACTCCGGCGCGGCCGTCTTCGACGGCGACGCCTCGATCGGCGACGTGACGCGTGCCGGCGTTAGCCCGCTGCTCGAGGACGTCATCGCGCTCGCCATCGTCGAGTACGGACTCGAGAGCGACGAGGTGACGGTTCGCGTCGGCGGCGAGGAGGTCCCCGCGACGGTGACCGACTTGCCGTTCGTCGAGGGATCGGATCGGTCCGATCGGCTACCCGAGTACCAGTAG
- a CDS encoding DUF7093 family protein, which translates to MVMRCSLLGHDYGESEVEREREERGSEVVVTVQEYEECARCGNRHVVSENTEVTSLSTGADADPRPDDPDADATDAQFIDAEADADVAGEDDEIAVPTDENGDPVTDDGEILEDEPADTRGDRGHGEWPDSDDVGPPIGAEREPEEWPDRDETEPIDDDAVILETDTTTEAASDSDPVGVDAEPPDAETIEAEHGGEVEAETGAESGTGIERAASAPAPADGREGPAEDAPTELYCPGCGHVAGSRRSSLRTGDICPECRKGYLSERQR; encoded by the coding sequence ATGGTCATGCGATGTTCGCTGCTCGGACACGACTACGGTGAATCCGAGGTCGAACGCGAGCGCGAAGAACGGGGCAGTGAGGTCGTCGTGACCGTCCAGGAGTACGAAGAGTGTGCCCGCTGTGGTAACAGACACGTTGTCAGCGAGAACACCGAGGTAACGAGCCTCAGTACCGGGGCGGACGCCGATCCACGACCCGACGATCCCGACGCCGACGCGACCGACGCCCAGTTTATCGACGCCGAGGCGGACGCCGACGTCGCCGGAGAAGACGACGAAATCGCCGTTCCCACGGACGAGAACGGTGACCCGGTCACGGACGACGGCGAAATTCTCGAGGACGAACCCGCCGACACCCGCGGGGACCGCGGTCACGGCGAGTGGCCCGACTCCGACGACGTCGGACCGCCGATCGGTGCCGAGCGCGAACCCGAGGAGTGGCCCGACCGCGACGAAACCGAACCGATCGACGACGACGCGGTCATTCTCGAGACGGACACGACGACCGAGGCGGCCAGCGATTCCGACCCGGTCGGCGTCGACGCGGAACCGCCGGACGCCGAAACGATCGAAGCCGAGCACGGCGGCGAGGTCGAGGCCGAGACCGGCGCCGAGTCGGGAACCGGCATCGAGCGGGCCGCGTCCGCACCCGCGCCGGCCGACGGCCGGGAGGGCCCCGCCGAGGACGCCCCGACCGAACTCTACTGTCCCGGATGCGGGCACGTCGCGGGGAGCAGGCGCAGTTCGCTCAGGACCGGCGACATCTGTCCGGAGTGTCGAAAGGGCTATCTCAGCGAACGACAGCGGTAA
- a CDS encoding extracellular catalytic domain type 1 short-chain-length polyhydroxyalkanoate depolymerase, giving the protein MTASDDAAAREPPNRRTLLRQTGSGADAGVLTPIASPNDGSEFLARKIDGRGYGLFVPGGVSSDEPTDRRPLVVMLHGCRQTPAQFAEETGMNAVAEEEGFLVAYPKQSILANPRRCWNWFDDDHTSRGRGELADVVAVVDAVRDDYPVDEERIYVTGLSAGGAMAAHAIAAYPDRFAAAGVHAGLAYGAASSALTALSRMRRGGADPERQGREAYEAMGDRARRIPTIVVHGTADDTVAVENGRQASAQALRASNLAYRHDRGAADGRLANERPADDFVDAAPAVVEKGEFGAYGYTRREFRDSTGNVIVEEWLVDGMGHAWAGGRPGDYTAPDAIDASRLTWGFFETHTRSEPGSGRDEGSRRNDSRASTEADGTSWLSVPDFSR; this is encoded by the coding sequence ATGACCGCCAGCGACGACGCTGCCGCCCGGGAACCCCCCAATCGACGAACGCTGCTCCGGCAGACGGGTTCGGGAGCCGATGCCGGCGTGCTCACGCCGATCGCGTCACCGAACGACGGGAGCGAGTTCCTCGCCCGGAAGATCGACGGCCGCGGGTACGGGCTGTTCGTCCCGGGCGGCGTCAGCAGTGACGAGCCAACCGACCGACGCCCCCTCGTCGTCATGCTACACGGCTGCCGACAAACGCCCGCCCAGTTCGCCGAGGAGACGGGGATGAACGCCGTCGCCGAGGAGGAAGGATTTCTCGTCGCGTATCCGAAGCAGTCGATCCTCGCGAACCCGCGACGGTGCTGGAACTGGTTCGACGACGACCACACGTCGCGAGGGCGTGGCGAACTCGCCGACGTCGTCGCCGTCGTCGACGCGGTTCGCGACGACTACCCCGTGGACGAGGAGCGGATCTACGTCACCGGCCTCTCCGCCGGCGGGGCGATGGCGGCCCACGCGATCGCTGCCTACCCCGATCGGTTCGCGGCCGCGGGAGTCCACGCCGGCCTCGCGTACGGGGCGGCCTCGAGCGCACTCACGGCGCTCTCCCGGATGCGCCGCGGCGGTGCCGATCCCGAACGGCAGGGTCGGGAAGCGTACGAGGCGATGGGCGATCGCGCCCGCAGAATTCCGACGATCGTCGTTCACGGGACGGCCGACGACACGGTCGCCGTCGAGAACGGGCGACAGGCGAGCGCACAGGCGCTGCGGGCGAGCAACCTCGCCTATCGCCACGATCGGGGGGCTGCGGACGGGAGGCTTGCGAACGAGAGACCCGCGGACGACTTCGTCGACGCGGCTCCGGCCGTCGTCGAGAAGGGCGAGTTCGGTGCCTACGGCTACACGCGACGCGAGTTCCGCGACTCGACCGGAAACGTCATCGTCGAAGAGTGGCTCGTCGACGGGATGGGCCACGCGTGGGCGGGTGGCCGCCCGGGTGACTACACCGCCCCAGATGCGATCGATGCGAGTCGCCTCACGTGGGGCTTTTTCGAGACGCACACGCGGTCCGAACCGGGATCGGGACGTGACGAGGGATCGAGACGAAACGACTCGCGGGCGAGTACCGAAGCCGACGGGACGTCGTGGCTGTCGGTGCCCGATTTCAGCCGATGA